In Nocardioides sp. WS12, the DNA window GGAAGCGACACCACCGGTCTCGCCGACCTCGCCCAACTCCTCGGCGCCGACTGGCTGCCGACCACGACGCTGACCGACGACGGCGCCTGACCGCGTGCCGCACAGGCCACGCGAAGTCGAGGGTCACGGCACTCCCCCGTTAGGCTCGTTTCGTGATTGAGCTCCGCACCCCCGCCCAGATCGAGCAGATGCGTCCCGCCGGGCGTTTCGTCGCCTCGGTGATCAAGGCCCTCTCCGAGAAGGCCGCCGTGGGTGTGAACCTGCTCGAGCTCGATGCCCTGGCTCACAAGATGATCAAGGACGCCGGTGCGGAGTCCTGCTACATCGACTACCACCCGTCCTTCGGCGCGAGCCCGTTCGGCAAGGTGCTCTGCACCTCGGTCAACGACGCCGTCCTGCACGGCCTGCCGTTCGACTACGTCCTCCAGGACGGTGACCTGCTCTCCGTCGACTTCGCCGCCTCCGTTGACGGCTGGGTGGCCGACTCGGCCCTGTCCGTGATCGTCGGTACCCCGAACGAGAAGGACCAGTGGCTCATCGACGTCACGCAGCGCGCGCTGGACGCCGGCATCGACGCCGCCCGCGCGGGCAACAAGCTCGGCGACATCTCGTTCGCCATCGGCAGCGTCGCGCACGCCGAGGGCCTCAAGGTGAACCTGCAGTTCGGCGGCCACGGCGTCGGCCGGACCATGCACGGCGAGCCGCACATCTCCAATGACGGCCGCCCCGGCCGCGGTCTCAAGCTGCGTCCCGGCCTGGTCATCGCGATCGAGCCGTGGTTCCTGCACACGACCGACGAGATCACCTTCGACCCCGACGGCTGGACCATCCGGTCGGCTGACGGTTCGCGGGGCGCTCACACCGAGCACACGGTCGCGATCACCGACGGCGACCCGTTGGTGCTCACCGCGCGCGACTGACGAGTCGGCGGGTCAGTCGTCCAGCAGTTGCTCGTGCCCGCTCGGGCACCGTCCGCGCGTGCAGTCGTAGAACCCTTCGTCGAAGTCGATCCACGTCGACCAGCACTTCGCGCAGTAGTTGAGTTCGCACACAGTGCAGCAGAACGCACCGAGGTCTCCGGTCAGCCGGGCGACGTCTAGCGGATCGATCTGATCCCGTCCGGAGACGAGCTCGACGAGACCAGCGGGCGCGATGCCGGTGTTCTCGCCAAGGAACACCAGCCGGTACGACGGGCCGTCGTAGACCGGGTGCCCTGCGCCCTGCGTGGAAAGGGTCGCTGCGACGGCTCCGCAGGCCGAGCAAGTGAACTCGAACCCGTCGGCAGCACGCAGTCCAAGGCGGGACACGTTGATCACGCACCCATTGTGCGGCGTACCGCGGGACGCAGGTGGCTAACTTGGGGCCATGGCTCGCAACCGGACCCTTGCCTGCGTCTTCGCCCATCCCGATGACGACGCTTACGGCGTCGCCGGCAGCGTCGCGCTGCACGCCGATGACCCGGACTTCAGGTTCGTCCTGATCCACGCGACGTACGGCGAGCAGGGCGAGATCCGCGACGGGTTCCCGGCCACCCGCGAGACGCTGGGCGCCGTCCGCCGAGCCGAGGACGAAGCCGCGTGGCGGGCGCACGGCCGGGTGCCGGACCGCCACGAGTGGCTGGGCCTGCCCGATGGCGCACTCGCGGACGTTCCGTTCGAGGACGTCGTCGGTGCGGTCGCGCGAATCCTCGACGAGGAGGATCCCGCTGTCGTCGTGACGTTCGGACCGGACGGGATCTTCGGCCACCCCGACCACATTGCGATCGGCGCAGCGACAGACGAGGCCTTCGCACGCCTGCGTTCCGAGGACCGCTCCGGCTTCCAGCGCCTGGCGCACGGGGCCGTTCCGCAGTCGGTGTTCGAGCGCTGGAACCGCCAGCGTGCCGAGCTCGGGCTGTACACCTTCGACCCGACGCAGACCTTCCACATGCGCGGCGTTCCGGACGAGCAGATCCGGATCACCGTGAATTGCCGCCAGCACGCCAGCCAGATCGTGGCCGGCCTCCGCGAGCACAGGAGCCAGTTGCACGTGATGTCCGACGACCCGACCAACACCAAGCAGTGGGAGCGGCGGGTCGGGCGCGAGTGGTACGCCGTTGCCTGGCCCGAGATCGAGCCCGACGCACCCACGCTCACTGACCTCTTCGACGGTCTCGCCTGACGAGTCCTGTCGTTCAGGTCGAGAGCCCGCTGAGTCGACTTCGGGCGAACAGCACCATCGCCACGACCTGTGCCCCAGCGACGATCACCACCAGTGCGTCCAGATGACGGGTGACGAGGGCACCTGCCACGACGCCACCGGCCAGGGCACCGATCCCCTGCACGGCCGCGAACACGCCATAGCCGGTCGCGCGGCGATGGGACGGTACGACGGCCGCGACCTGCGCCTTGACCGTCGAGTCGAGAACACCGGTCGCCACACCCCACAGCGCCACGCCACCGAGGACGAGGGCGAGGCGGTCGGCGAACGCGAGAGCCGGTACGACGGCGACCAGCAACGGGACGACGTACAGGACACGGGCGCCCCAGCGGTCGAACAGGAAACCTGTGCCGAGGGCCGCGACGGCTGCAGTCAACATGGCGAGCGCGTAGACCAGTGGCGCGGCGGCGAGCGGCACCAGGCCTTCTTCGACGAACCGGTATGAGATGACGCCGAAGGTCATCAGGCCGGCGGTCGCCAGGGCGGAAGCGCACGCGAACAGGTGGAAGCGTGGCGGTAGGTCGATCCCCAGTGCACCAGCGAGGCCGGACCGGTGCGAGTTCTCGGCAGCGTCGACGGGCGGTTCCTCGGACACCGTGAGCGTTGGCACCCGTCGGGCCAGTTGCGCGAGCACCAGAAGTGAGAGCGCGCCGGGGATGGCCAGCACCGCGAAGCCCGGCCAGAGCACTCCGGTCGCCGCAGCGACACCGGCGACGACCAACGGGCCGGCGAAAGCGCCCACCTGGTCGAGCGCCTTGTGGACGCCGAAGGCCTTACCCATGTTGCCGCTCGAGGCGACCCTGGCCAGGAGAGCGGACTTCGAGGGACTCCGGATCGCCTTGCCGGCCCGTTCGCACAGGATCAGCGCCGCTGCCACGGCCACGCCCGCCGTACCCAATGCCGGAGCGATGGCGAGCAGGGGCACGCACACGGCGGTGAGGGCGTACCCGACGACCGTCAGGCGC includes these proteins:
- a CDS encoding PIG-L family deacetylase; translation: MARNRTLACVFAHPDDDAYGVAGSVALHADDPDFRFVLIHATYGEQGEIRDGFPATRETLGAVRRAEDEAAWRAHGRVPDRHEWLGLPDGALADVPFEDVVGAVARILDEEDPAVVVTFGPDGIFGHPDHIAIGAATDEAFARLRSEDRSGFQRLAHGAVPQSVFERWNRQRAELGLYTFDPTQTFHMRGVPDEQIRITVNCRQHASQIVAGLREHRSQLHVMSDDPTNTKQWERRVGREWYAVAWPEIEPDAPTLTDLFDGLA
- a CDS encoding MFS transporter; this encodes MTEAPAQGWSTWRTIVAFGFVSLLADMVYEGMRSISGPFLGTLGASALVVGIVTGAGEAMALLLRLGTGPWADRSGRHWRLTVVGYALTAVCVPLLAIAPALGTAGVAVAAALILCERAGKAIRSPSKSALLARVASSGNMGKAFGVHKALDQVGAFAGPLVVAGVAAATGVLWPGFAVLAIPGALSLLVLAQLARRVPTLTVSEEPPVDAAENSHRSGLAGALGIDLPPRFHLFACASALATAGLMTFGVISYRFVEEGLVPLAAAPLVYALAMLTAAVAALGTGFLFDRWGARVLYVVPLLVAVVPALAFADRLALVLGGVALWGVATGVLDSTVKAQVAAVVPSHRRATGYGVFAAVQGIGALAGGVVAGALVTRHLDALVVIVAGAQVVAMVLFARSRLSGLST
- the map gene encoding type I methionyl aminopeptidase; protein product: MIELRTPAQIEQMRPAGRFVASVIKALSEKAAVGVNLLELDALAHKMIKDAGAESCYIDYHPSFGASPFGKVLCTSVNDAVLHGLPFDYVLQDGDLLSVDFAASVDGWVADSALSVIVGTPNEKDQWLIDVTQRALDAGIDAARAGNKLGDISFAIGSVAHAEGLKVNLQFGGHGVGRTMHGEPHISNDGRPGRGLKLRPGLVIAIEPWFLHTTDEITFDPDGWTIRSADGSRGAHTEHTVAITDGDPLVLTARD